The following are encoded together in the Longimicrobium terrae genome:
- a CDS encoding non-ribosomal peptide synthetase — MKSDVTELTLAERRKLLQMARARDLVRGDSELAPIQPVPRTERLPLSFAQQGLWFVEQLGDLGSTYHIPVRMRLRGGVDRAALVRALDGIVARHEALRTTFAEVDGVPEQRIAPVEGSGIQLGEHDLEGAADLDAELRRVIAEEVRAPFDLRHGPLIRGRLVRLAADDHVLLVTLHHMVSDAWSKGVFTRELSAGYAAAREGRQAELPPLPVQYADYAAWQRRRVEGEGIAKQADFWKRTLAGVPQLLELPTDRPRPAHVDHTGERLWVGLDEELTAGLKALSLRHGTTLFMTLLAGWATVLGRLSGQDDVVIGTPMAGRERRETEGLIGFFVNTLAVRTDLSGAPTVAELLARVRTRALEAQHQQDIPFEQVVELIRPTRSLAHSPLFQVTFAWQNVPEGDGSSLQGLAVGGMRSGTFETQAKFDLSLALRETGGRITGDLTYATSLFDRATVERWGGYLRRVLEQMVADDGQRVERLSMLSAEERTQVLEEWNRTDADYPQSSCIHELFQARAAEAPDAPAVVCEGESLTYAELNTRANRLAHHLRALGVGPDVRVAICVERSPEMLVGLLGILKAGGAYVPLDPAYPAERLAYLLADSAPAAVLTQAALRDRVAGLDVPVIELDAAAPAWADQPATNPEPGALTPAHVAYVIYTSGSTGRPKGVMVAHASLVNLVQWHRAAFGVGRGTRSSSVASLGFDAAAWEIWPPLAAGGELALPGRGRVDPDDILDWWDGQTLDVSFLPTPMAEYAFSRGVREGTVRTLLVGGDRLRRMPAEPIPFRLVNNYGPTETTVVATSGDVRGSAAPDIGRPIANARTYLLDGAGELVPLGVAGELYVGGPQVARGYLGRPGLTAERFVPDAFGAEPGARLYRTGDLCRWTPDGTLDFVGRTDHQVKVRGFRIEPGEIEARLAEHPDVREAVVLVREDAPGQARLVAYAIGGAGAEELRAHLAATLPAHMVPAAFVRVDAWPLTPNGKLDRGALPAPGGDAFAARAYEEPAGETEEALAEIWAEVLGVERVGRRDDFFGLGGHSLLAVQVISRVRQALGAEAALRELFTHPVLADFARELDGAARAALPPIEPAPRDGPVPLSFAQQRLWFLEQMGNLGSAYHIHRPVRLRGELDRAALVAALDGIVARHESLRTTFVRGDGVPGQRIAPADGSRFALVEHNFAGRDDAEAELARLLAEEVRAPFGLEQGPLIRGRLVRLAADEHVLLVTMHHIVSDGWSMGVLFGELAALYAAHHAGRAPELAPLAVQYADYAVWQRRWVEGDVLREQGDYWTRTLAGAPDVLELPADRPRPAQVDHAGAMAGLELDAEVTAGLKALSRRHGTTLFITLMAGWAVVLSRLAGRDDVVVGTPAANRGRREIEGLIGFFVNTLAVRMDLSGAPTVAELLGRVKERALGAQHHQDIPFEQVVERAAPVRSMAHHPLFQVMFTWQAAAQRSGLVLPGLEVRGAGAGSAQVRAKFDLSLATWEQDGRILGALTYATALFDQTTAERFADCLRQVLTAMAADEHRSVSRLPMLPPHERARVLEEWNRTGAEYPDAACVHELFQQQAARTPDAVAVEYGDGALAYGELNARANRLACHLRALGVGPDARVALCVERGPELVPAMLAVLKAGGAYVPLDPSYPEDRLRYMLADSRPSVLLASPAQAQRLAGSGVPVIDPADTEAWAHHPAADPRPAGLSPDHLCYVIYTSGSTGRPKGVAVPHRGVLSLLADVQRRAPLGEGDACSVWTSTSFDVSVYEIFSALLAGARLCIPGDELRLQAGAFLDWMEDRGVSGAYLPPHLVPALHDRVAAAPERTRLRRLLVGVEPIAEPLLAGIRAAVPGLRILNGYGPTETTICATLYDVPLQARGDGPAPIGAPSANTRVFVLDAAGEPVPVGVAGELYAGGVQVARGYLDRPALTAERFVPDAFGAEPGARLYRTGDLCRWTAEGTLEFAGRADHQVKVRGFRIEPGEIESRLLEHPDVRAAVVVAREDAPGDTRLVAYVAAEAPVAADALRAHLAERLPAYMVPAAFVRLDEFPRTPNGKVDRGALPAPEGDAFAARAYEEPAEGTEEALAEIWAEVLGVERVGRWDDFFALGGHSLLAVQVISRVRQVLEVEVALGELFTRPVLADFARELETAARADLPPIEPADRGARLPLSFAQQRLWFLEQLGSLGTAYHIHRPLRLRGVLDREALVRALDGIVARHESLRTTFTEVDGIPGQRIAPAGTGGFPLLEYDLAGHPGAEAEFRRLMAENARAPFDLANGPLIRGRLIRLAEDDSVLLLTMHHIVSDGWSMGVLTTELSALYAAHRDGAEPHLPALPVQYADYAAWQRRWVGGEVLGEQTAYWTGMLAGAPERLELPADHPRPARMDHTGAQLGVELDAELTAGLKALSRRHGTTLFMTLLAGWAVVLGRLSGQSDVVIGTPTAGRGRREIEGLIGFFVNTLAVRVDLSDAPTVEELLGRVKKRALGAQHHQDIPFEQVVELLDPVRSLAHHPLFQVMFTWQNVPRGNLDLPGLNVGGVAGAGAGAADVQAKFDLSLSLREVKGRIVGSITYATALFERETVDRWAGYLRQVLQEMAADDRLGVDRVSLLPAEERARVVEEWNATDAPYPRELCTHQLFERQVERTPDAIAVNGEDGTLTYAELNARANRLAHHLIGLGVGPDILVGLCMERGLEMAVGVLAVLKAGGAYVPLDPDYPADRLRFMVEDSHPAALLASRVPESLVDGLTEGSGVPVIRIETDGQAWADRPESNPARTDVHPEHLVYCIYTSGSTGRPKGVMNHHGCLVNRLSWGARVWTMSADDVVMCKTSLSFDGHIREMFLPWSVGARVAMARPGGQRDPDYLVDLIRAEGVTTMNMNASMLLVLLEHPLIEQCTSLRQLLVGGEALPGTGLTRLLERLPATALHITYGPSEAATAMTAMHCGPEQARATVPIGRPTANSRVYLLDAAGGPVPVGVTGELFIGGDSVCRGYLDRPGLTAERFVPDPFGAEPGERLYRTGDLGRWLPDGMMEFLGRNDFQVKVRGFRVEPGEIEARLREHPGVRETVVIVREDVPGDRRLVAYWVGDDALEVDALRAHLAGRLPDYMIPAAFVRLDALPMTPSVKLDRAALPSPEGGAYASREYEPPVNETEEALAEIWAEVLRIDRVGRRDNFFDLGGHSLLAVQVVSRVRQALGVNLPLGELFTRPVLQDLAQEVMDAQLAQFDPAELAELAALLGES, encoded by the coding sequence ACGACCTGGAGGGCGCGGCGGACCTCGATGCGGAGCTGCGCCGGGTGATCGCCGAGGAGGTGCGCGCGCCGTTCGACCTGCGGCACGGCCCGCTCATCCGCGGACGCCTGGTGCGCCTGGCCGCGGACGACCACGTGCTGCTGGTGACCCTGCACCACATGGTCAGCGACGCGTGGTCCAAGGGGGTGTTCACCCGCGAGCTGTCCGCGGGCTACGCCGCCGCGCGCGAAGGCCGTCAGGCGGAGCTGCCGCCGCTCCCCGTGCAGTACGCGGACTATGCGGCGTGGCAGCGGCGGCGCGTGGAGGGCGAGGGAATCGCGAAGCAGGCGGACTTCTGGAAGCGCACGCTCGCCGGGGTGCCGCAGCTGCTGGAGCTTCCCACGGACCGCCCGCGCCCCGCGCACGTGGACCACACGGGCGAGCGGCTGTGGGTGGGCCTGGACGAGGAGCTGACGGCGGGGCTCAAGGCCCTCTCGCTGCGGCACGGCACCACGCTCTTCATGACGCTGCTGGCGGGCTGGGCGACGGTGCTGGGCCGCCTTTCGGGGCAGGACGACGTGGTGATCGGCACGCCCATGGCCGGGCGTGAACGGCGGGAGACGGAGGGGTTGATCGGCTTCTTCGTCAACACGCTGGCCGTGCGCACGGACCTGTCCGGCGCGCCGACCGTGGCGGAGCTGCTGGCCCGCGTCCGCACGCGGGCGCTGGAGGCGCAGCACCAGCAGGACATCCCCTTTGAGCAAGTGGTGGAGCTCATCCGCCCCACCCGCAGCCTGGCGCATTCTCCCCTCTTTCAGGTGACTTTCGCCTGGCAGAACGTCCCCGAGGGAGACGGCTCCTCGCTCCAGGGGCTGGCGGTGGGCGGCATGCGGTCCGGCACCTTTGAAACGCAGGCCAAGTTCGATCTGTCGCTCGCGCTGCGGGAGACGGGGGGCCGCATCACCGGCGATCTGACGTACGCCACGTCGCTCTTCGACAGGGCGACGGTGGAGCGCTGGGGCGGCTACCTGCGGCGCGTGCTGGAGCAGATGGTGGCGGATGACGGGCAGCGCGTGGAGCGGCTGTCCATGCTGTCCGCGGAAGAGCGTACGCAGGTGCTGGAGGAGTGGAACCGGACGGATGCGGATTACCCGCAGTCGTCGTGCATCCACGAACTCTTTCAGGCCCGGGCGGCGGAGGCGCCGGACGCACCGGCCGTCGTCTGCGAAGGCGAGTCGCTGACGTACGCGGAGCTGAACACGCGCGCGAACCGCCTGGCGCACCACCTCCGCGCGCTGGGCGTGGGGCCGGACGTGCGCGTGGCGATCTGCGTGGAACGCAGCCCGGAGATGCTCGTCGGCCTGCTGGGCATCCTGAAGGCGGGCGGCGCGTACGTGCCGCTGGATCCGGCGTATCCCGCGGAGCGGCTGGCGTACCTGCTGGCGGACAGCGCCCCGGCCGCGGTGCTGACGCAGGCGGCGCTGCGCGACCGGGTCGCCGGGCTGGACGTGCCGGTGATCGAACTGGACGCGGCCGCGCCGGCGTGGGCGGACCAGCCCGCCACCAATCCGGAGCCGGGCGCGCTTACGCCGGCTCACGTGGCGTACGTCATCTACACCTCCGGCTCCACCGGCCGCCCCAAGGGCGTAATGGTGGCGCACGCGAGCCTGGTGAACCTGGTGCAGTGGCACCGCGCGGCGTTCGGCGTGGGGCGGGGGACGCGCTCGTCCAGCGTCGCGAGCCTGGGCTTCGACGCGGCGGCATGGGAGATCTGGCCCCCGCTGGCCGCCGGGGGCGAGCTGGCCCTGCCCGGTCGCGGCCGGGTGGACCCGGACGACATCCTGGACTGGTGGGACGGGCAGACGCTGGACGTGAGCTTTCTCCCCACGCCCATGGCCGAGTACGCGTTCAGCCGCGGGGTGCGGGAGGGCACGGTGCGCACGCTGCTGGTGGGCGGCGACCGCCTGCGCCGGATGCCGGCGGAGCCCATCCCATTCCGCCTGGTGAACAACTACGGCCCCACGGAAACCACCGTGGTGGCCACCTCCGGCGATGTGCGGGGATCGGCTGCGCCGGACATCGGCCGGCCGATCGCGAACGCGCGGACGTACCTGCTGGACGGCGCGGGCGAGCTGGTGCCCCTGGGCGTGGCGGGCGAGCTGTACGTGGGCGGGCCGCAGGTGGCGCGCGGTTACCTGGGGCGTCCCGGGCTGACGGCGGAGCGCTTCGTCCCTGACGCGTTCGGCGCGGAGCCGGGGGCGCGGCTGTACCGCACCGGCGACCTGTGCCGGTGGACGCCGGACGGGACGCTGGATTTCGTCGGCCGCACGGACCACCAGGTCAAGGTTCGCGGCTTCCGCATCGAACCGGGGGAGATCGAGGCGCGGCTGGCGGAGCACCCGGACGTGCGCGAGGCCGTGGTCCTGGTGCGCGAGGACGCGCCCGGCCAGGCGCGGCTCGTGGCCTACGCCATCGGCGGCGCGGGCGCGGAGGAGCTGCGCGCCCACCTCGCCGCGACGCTGCCCGCGCACATGGTTCCCGCCGCCTTCGTGCGCGTGGACGCGTGGCCGCTCACGCCCAACGGCAAGCTGGACCGCGGCGCCCTTCCCGCGCCCGGGGGCGACGCATTCGCCGCCCGCGCGTACGAGGAGCCCGCGGGGGAGACGGAAGAGGCGCTGGCGGAGATCTGGGCCGAGGTGCTGGGCGTGGAGCGGGTGGGCCGCCGGGACGACTTCTTCGGCCTGGGCGGGCACTCGCTGCTGGCCGTGCAGGTGATCTCCCGCGTGCGGCAGGCGCTGGGCGCGGAGGCGGCGCTGCGCGAGCTGTTCACCCATCCCGTGCTGGCGGATTTTGCGCGGGAGCTGGACGGGGCCGCGCGGGCGGCGCTTCCGCCCATCGAGCCCGCGCCCCGAGACGGGCCGGTGCCGCTGTCGTTCGCGCAGCAGCGGCTGTGGTTCCTGGAGCAGATGGGGAACCTGGGGAGCGCGTACCACATCCACCGTCCCGTGCGCCTGCGGGGGGAGCTGGACCGTGCCGCGCTCGTGGCGGCGCTGGACGGCATCGTGGCCCGCCACGAGTCGCTGCGCACCACCTTCGTGCGCGGCGACGGCGTCCCCGGGCAGCGCATCGCCCCGGCGGACGGGAGCCGCTTCGCTCTCGTGGAGCACAACTTCGCCGGGCGCGACGACGCGGAGGCCGAGCTCGCGCGGCTGCTGGCGGAGGAGGTGCGGGCGCCCTTCGGCCTGGAGCAGGGCCCGCTCATCCGCGGGCGGCTGGTGCGGCTGGCGGCGGACGAGCACGTGCTGCTGGTGACCATGCACCACATCGTCAGCGACGGGTGGTCCATGGGGGTGCTGTTCGGAGAGCTGGCGGCGCTGTACGCCGCGCACCACGCGGGGCGCGCGCCGGAGCTGGCCCCGCTCGCCGTGCAGTACGCGGACTACGCGGTGTGGCAGCGCCGCTGGGTGGAGGGCGACGTGCTGCGCGAGCAGGGGGACTACTGGACGCGCACGCTGGCGGGCGCGCCGGACGTGCTGGAACTTCCCGCGGACCGTCCCCGCCCGGCGCAGGTGGACCACGCGGGGGCGATGGCGGGGCTGGAGCTGGACGCGGAAGTCACGGCGGGGCTCAAGGCGCTTTCCCGCCGGCACGGCACCACGCTGTTCATCACCCTCATGGCCGGATGGGCGGTGGTGCTCAGCCGGCTCGCGGGGCGGGACGACGTGGTGGTGGGCACGCCCGCGGCCAATCGCGGGCGGCGGGAGATCGAGGGGCTGATCGGCTTCTTCGTCAACACGCTGGCGGTGCGGATGGACCTGTCTGGCGCGCCGACGGTGGCGGAGCTGCTGGGGCGGGTGAAGGAGCGGGCGCTGGGCGCGCAGCATCACCAGGACATCCCCTTTGAGCAGGTGGTGGAGCGGGCCGCGCCGGTGCGCAGCATGGCGCATCACCCCCTCTTTCAGGTGATGTTCACCTGGCAGGCAGCGGCCCAGCGGAGCGGCCTCGTCCTTCCCGGGCTGGAGGTGCGCGGGGCGGGGGCGGGGTCCGCGCAGGTGCGGGCCAAGTTCGATCTCTCCCTCGCCACGTGGGAGCAGGACGGGCGCATCCTGGGCGCGCTCACCTACGCCACCGCGCTCTTCGATCAGACCACGGCGGAGCGCTTCGCGGACTGCCTGCGCCAGGTGCTGACGGCGATGGCCGCGGACGAGCACCGCTCCGTGTCGCGGCTGCCCATGCTGCCGCCGCACGAGCGCGCGCGGGTGCTGGAGGAGTGGAACCGCACCGGCGCCGAATACCCGGACGCGGCGTGCGTCCACGAGCTCTTTCAGCAGCAGGCGGCGCGCACGCCGGATGCCGTCGCCGTGGAGTACGGGGACGGCGCGCTGGCGTACGGCGAGCTGAACGCGCGGGCCAACCGGCTGGCGTGCCACCTGCGCGCGCTGGGCGTGGGGCCTGATGCGCGGGTAGCGCTGTGCGTGGAGCGCGGCCCGGAGCTGGTGCCGGCGATGCTGGCCGTTCTCAAGGCCGGGGGCGCGTACGTGCCGCTGGATCCGTCGTATCCGGAAGATCGGCTGCGCTACATGCTGGCCGACAGCCGCCCGTCGGTGCTGCTGGCCTCCCCCGCGCAGGCGCAGCGGCTGGCGGGGAGCGGCGTGCCGGTCATCGACCCGGCGGACACGGAGGCGTGGGCGCACCACCCCGCCGCCGATCCGCGGCCGGCCGGGCTCTCGCCGGACCACCTGTGCTACGTCATCTACACTTCCGGCAGCACCGGCCGGCCCAAGGGCGTGGCGGTTCCGCACCGCGGCGTGCTGAGCCTGCTGGCCGACGTGCAGCGCCGCGCGCCGCTGGGTGAGGGCGACGCGTGCAGCGTGTGGACCAGCACCAGCTTCGACGTTTCCGTCTACGAGATCTTTTCCGCGCTCCTTGCCGGTGCGCGGCTGTGCATTCCCGGCGACGAACTGCGGCTGCAGGCCGGCGCCTTTCTGGACTGGATGGAGGATCGCGGCGTCAGCGGCGCCTACCTTCCCCCGCACCTCGTCCCCGCGCTGCACGACCGCGTGGCCGCCGCGCCGGAACGCACCCGTCTGCGGCGCCTGCTGGTGGGGGTGGAGCCGATCGCCGAGCCGCTGCTGGCCGGCATCCGCGCGGCCGTTCCCGGGCTGCGCATCCTCAACGGCTACGGGCCCACGGAAACCACCATCTGCGCCACGCTCTACGACGTGCCGCTCCAGGCGCGGGGTGACGGGCCGGCGCCCATCGGCGCGCCATCGGCCAACACGCGCGTCTTCGTGCTGGACGCGGCGGGCGAGCCGGTGCCGGTGGGGGTGGCGGGGGAGCTGTACGCGGGGGGCGTGCAGGTGGCGCGCGGCTACCTGGACCGCCCCGCGCTGACGGCGGAGCGCTTTGTTCCCGACGCGTTCGGCGCGGAGCCGGGGGCGCGGCTGTACCGCACGGGCGACCTGTGCCGCTGGACGGCGGAGGGGACGCTGGAGTTCGCCGGCCGCGCCGACCACCAGGTCAAGGTGCGCGGGTTCCGCATCGAGCCGGGGGAGATCGAGTCGCGGCTGCTGGAGCACCCGGACGTGCGCGCCGCGGTGGTCGTGGCGCGCGAAGACGCGCCGGGCGACACGCGCCTGGTGGCGTACGTGGCAGCGGAGGCGCCGGTGGCCGCGGACGCCCTGCGCGCGCACCTGGCCGAGCGCCTGCCCGCCTACATGGTCCCGGCGGCGTTCGTGCGGCTGGACGAGTTCCCGCGCACGCCCAACGGCAAGGTGGACCGCGGGGCGCTCCCCGCGCCGGAGGGCGACGCCTTTGCCGCCCGCGCGTACGAGGAGCCCGCGGAAGGCACCGAAGAGGCGCTGGCGGAGATCTGGGCGGAGGTGCTGGGCGTGGAGCGGGTGGGCCGCTGGGACGACTTCTTCGCGCTGGGCGGGCACTCGCTGCTGGCGGTGCAGGTGATCTCCCGCGTGCGGCAGGTGCTGGAGGTGGAGGTCGCGCTGGGCGAGCTGTTCACCCGCCCGGTGCTCGCCGACTTCGCGCGCGAGCTGGAGACGGCGGCGCGGGCGGATCTGCCGCCCATCGAACCCGCGGACCGCGGAGCGCGGCTCCCGCTGTCGTTCGCGCAGCAGCGGCTGTGGTTTCTGGAGCAGCTGGGAAGCCTGGGCACCGCGTACCACATCCACCGTCCCCTGCGCCTGCGGGGCGTGCTGGACCGCGAGGCGCTGGTGCGCGCGCTGGACGGCATCGTGGCGCGCCACGAGTCGCTGCGCACCACCTTTACGGAGGTGGACGGCATTCCCGGACAGCGCATCGCGCCGGCCGGGACGGGCGGCTTTCCCCTGCTGGAGTACGACCTGGCCGGCCACCCCGGCGCGGAGGCGGAGTTCCGCCGGCTGATGGCGGAGAACGCGCGCGCCCCGTTCGACTTGGCGAACGGGCCGCTCATCCGCGGCCGGCTGATCCGGCTGGCGGAGGACGACAGCGTGCTGCTGCTGACCATGCACCACATCGTCAGCGACGGCTGGTCCATGGGGGTGCTCACCACCGAACTTTCCGCGCTCTACGCCGCCCACCGCGACGGGGCGGAGCCGCACCTTCCCGCGCTCCCCGTGCAGTACGCGGACTACGCGGCGTGGCAGCGGCGCTGGGTGGGCGGCGAGGTGCTGGGGGAGCAGACGGCCTACTGGACGGGGATGCTCGCCGGCGCGCCGGAGCGGCTGGAACTGCCCGCCGACCACCCGCGCCCGGCGCGGATGGACCACACGGGGGCGCAGCTGGGGGTGGAGCTGGACGCGGAGCTCACGGCCGGGCTCAAGGCCCTTTCCCGTCGGCACGGCACCACGCTGTTCATGACGCTGCTGGCCGGGTGGGCCGTGGTGCTGGGCCGGCTTTCCGGGCAGTCCGACGTGGTGATCGGCACGCCGACGGCGGGGCGCGGGCGGCGGGAGATCGAAGGGCTGATCGGCTTCTTCGTCAACACGCTGGCCGTGCGGGTGGACCTGTCGGACGCGCCCACGGTGGAGGAGCTGCTGGGGCGGGTGAAGAAGCGGGCGCTGGGCGCGCAGCATCACCAGGACATCCCCTTTGAGCAGGTGGTGGAGCTGCTGGACCCGGTGCGCAGCCTGGCGCACCATCCGCTCTTTCAGGTGATGTTCACCTGGCAGAACGTGCCGCGTGGCAACCTGGACCTGCCGGGGCTGAACGTGGGCGGCGTGGCCGGCGCGGGCGCGGGCGCCGCGGACGTGCAGGCCAAGTTCGATCTCTCGCTGTCGCTGCGCGAGGTCAAGGGGCGTATCGTGGGGAGCATCACCTACGCCACGGCGCTGTTTGAACGCGAGACGGTGGATCGCTGGGCGGGCTATCTGCGGCAGGTGCTTCAGGAGATGGCCGCGGATGATCGTCTGGGCGTCGACCGCGTGTCGCTGCTGCCGGCCGAGGAGCGCGCGCGGGTGGTGGAAGAGTGGAACGCGACCGACGCGCCGTATCCGCGCGAGCTGTGCACGCACCAGCTGTTCGAACGGCAGGTGGAGCGCACGCCGGACGCCATCGCGGTCAACGGAGAAGACGGGACGCTCACCTACGCGGAGCTGAACGCGCGCGCCAACCGCCTGGCGCACCACCTGATCGGGCTCGGCGTCGGTCCGGACATCCTGGTGGGGCTCTGCATGGAGCGGGGGCTGGAGATGGCGGTCGGTGTGCTGGCCGTCCTCAAGGCGGGCGGCGCGTACGTCCCGCTGGATCCGGATTATCCCGCGGACCGGCTGCGCTTCATGGTGGAGGACAGCCATCCCGCCGCCCTGCTGGCCTCCCGCGTTCCCGAGTCGCTGGTGGATGGGCTGACGGAGGGAAGCGGCGTTCCCGTCATCCGCATCGAGACGGATGGACAGGCGTGGGCGGACCGGCCGGAGAGCAACCCGGCGCGGACGGACGTGCATCCGGAGCACCTGGTCTACTGCATCTACACGTCCGGATCGACGGGCAGGCCCAAGGGGGTGATGAACCACCACGGCTGCCTGGTGAACCGGCTGTCGTGGGGCGCCCGCGTGTGGACGATGAGCGCGGACGACGTGGTGATGTGCAAGACGTCGCTCAGCTTCGACGGGCACATCCGCGAGATGTTCCTGCCGTGGAGCGTGGGTGCGCGGGTGGCCATGGCGCGTCCCGGCGGCCAGCGCGACCCCGATTACCTGGTGGATCTGATCCGCGCCGAGGGCGTGACCACCATGAACATGAACGCCTCCATGCTGCTGGTGCTGCTTGAGCATCCGCTGATCGAGCAGTGCACGTCGCTGCGGCAGCTGCTGGTGGGCGGCGAGGCGCTTCCCGGCACCGGGCTCACCCGCCTGCTGGAGCGGCTTCCGGCGACGGCGCTGCACATCACCTACGGCCCCAGCGAGGCCGCCACGGCGATGACGGCCATGCACTGCGGGCCGGAGCAGGCCCGCGCCACCGTGCCCATCGGCCGCCCGACGGCCAACTCGCGCGTGTACCTGCTGGACGCGGCCGGCGGCCCCGTTCCCGTGGGCGTGACGGGCGAGCTGTTCATCGGCGGGGACAGCGTGTGCCGCGGCTACCTGGACCGCCCCGGACTGACGGCGGAGCGCTTCGTCCCCGACCCGTTCGGCGCGGAGCCGGGTGAGCGTCTGTACCGCACCGGCGACCTGGGCCGCTGGCTGCCGGACGGAATGATGGAGTTTCTGGGCCGCAACGACTTCCAGGTGAAGGTGCGCGGATTCCGCGTGGAGCCGGGCGAGATCGAGGCGCGGCTGCGCGAGCACCCGGGCGTGCGGGAGACGGTCGTCATTGTCCGCGAAGACGTGCCCGGCGACCGGCGGCTGGTGGCGTACTGGGTGGGGGACGATGCGCTGGAGGTGGATGCGCTGCGGGCCCACCTGGCCGGGCGTCTTCCGGACTACATGATTCCCGCCGCCTTCGTGCGGCTGGACGCGCTGCCCATGACGCCCAGCGTAAAGCTGGACCGCGCGGCGCTTCCGTCGCCGGAGGGCGGGGCCTACGCCTCGCGCGAGTACGAGCCGCCGGTGAACGAGACGGAAGAGGCGCTGGCGGAAATCTGGGCCGAGGTGCTGCGCATTGATCGCGTGGGCCGCCGGGACAACTTCTTTGACCTGGGCGGACACTCGCTCCTGGCGGTGCAGGTGGTGTCGCGCGTGCGGCAGGCGCTGGGGGTGAACCTGCCGCTGGGCGAGCTGTTTACCCGGCCCGTGCTTCAGGACCTGGCGCAGGAGGTCATGGACGCCCAGCTGGCCCAGTTCGATCCCGCGGAGCTTGCGGAACTGGCCGCGCTGCTCGGCGAGTCGTAG